GCGTAGATGCGGCGATTGTTCAAGATATCGGCATTTGCCGCCTAATTCGCCACCTGTCGCCCGACTTCCCCATCCACGCCTCCACGCAGATGACCATCACCAGCGCTGCCGGGGTCGCCTTTGCCCAAGCGCTGGGCTGCAACTTGGTGGTGCTGGCCCGCGAGTGTTCGCTGAAGGATATCCGAAAGATCCGGCAGCAACTGGGCGATTCCCTCAGGGATCGCGGCGCGAATCGCGCGATGTCCATGCCGCTGGAAGTTTTTGTCCACGGGGCGCTTTGCGTCGCCTACTCTGGGCAATGCCTGACCAGCGAATCCCTCGGCGGCCGCTCTGCCAACCGGGGCGAGTGTGCCCAGGCCTGTCGAATGCCCTACGATCTCATTGCAGACGGGCAGAAGGTGGATTTGGGCGATCGCCACTATTTGCTCAGCCCCCAGGATCTATCTGGACTCGACGTATTGCCCGACCTGGTAGCCACAGGCGTAGCCTGCCTGAAAATCGAAGGTCGCCTGAAATCGCCAGAATACGTCGCCAACGTCACGCGGGTCTATCGCAACGCGCTTGATCGCGTTTGGCAGATGGTTTCAGAGCGCCAGAGCGATGAATTCGCAGCACGCCCCAGCGCCTCATCTCCTGAAGACCGCTACAACCTCGAAATGGCTTTCTCTCGCGGCCTCTACACGGGATGGTTTCGCGGCATCAACAACCAGGAACTTGTCCATGCGCGATTTGGCAAAAAGCGGGGCGTATATCTGGGCGAAGTGACCCGCCTCCGCAACGAGCGAGCCATGATCAGGCTCCAGGCTCCGCTAAAACCGGGCGATGGTGTGGTGTTCGACAGCGGCCACCCCGATGCCCCGGAAGAAGGCGGCCGGGTGTATTCCGTCGAAATGCAGGGTAACGAAGCAACGCTCACCTTTGGGCGCGGCGCAATAGACTGGCGGCGGGTGCGCGTGGGCGATCGCCTCTGGAAAACCAGTGACCCCGAACTGGATCGTCAGCTTCGCCAGAGCTATGCAGGCGACACGCCCAAGGTCCAAAGACCGATTGCCATTGAAGTGCATGGGGAAGCGGGGCAGCCGCTGGTGGCGATCGCCCGCGACGAACAGGGCCACATCGCCCAGATAGAATCGGAACTGCCACTGGCGATCGCCCAAACCCAGCCCCTCACCACCGAACGCCTGCGGGCACAACTGGGACGGCTCGGCAACACGCCCTTCTATCTCGACTCCCTGCAAAATCACCTGGGCAACGCCACCATGCTGCCCCTCAGCGAACTCAACCGCCTTCGTCGGGAACTCGTCGCCCAGCTCGAAGCCCAGCGCGCCCAGCCAAAACCCTGGCATCTCAACCCCCATGCCACCCTGCACACCCTCCTGCCCGCTGCTCCTGCTCCCTCCTGCTCTCCCGCATCCACCAACCTAATCGCCCTCACCCGCACCCTGCCACAACTTCAGGCCGCCCTCACTGCCGGACTCCGCACGCTCTACTGCGAATTTGAAGACCCGCGCAAATACCGCGAAGCGGTCGGGCTGGTTCGGAGTCACCCCAACTCTGACTCCCTGGAAATTTTCGTTGCGCCGCCCCGCATCACCAAACCCAGCGAAACCTGGATCTTGCGGCAGGTGAAGAATGCCCAAGCAGATGGCTATTTAGTGCGAAACTACGACCATCTCCAGTTCTTCGCCGACCAGCGCCGTATCGGCGATTTTTCGCTGAATGTGGCCAACGCGCTCTCCGCCGACTACTTTCAACGGGCGGGGCTAGAGCGACTCACCGCGTCCTACGATCTCAACCTCCAGCAGCTAGAGGGCCTATTGACCAGTTGCCCACCAGACTGGTTTGAGGTCACGATTCATCAGCACATGCCCATGTTTCACATGGAACACTGCGTCTTTTGCGCGTGTCTGTCCCTTGGGACAGACTATACAAACTGTGGTCGCCCCTGCGAAAAGCAGGTAGTCAAGTTGCGCGATCGCACGGGCACAGAGCATATCCTGCAAGCCGACGCAGGCTGTCGCAACACCGTATTTAACGGCACTGCCCAAACTGGAGCAGAAGCGGTTCATCGACTTATGCAGCTTGGGGCACAGGCGTTTCGCCTAGAATTTCTCAACGAAACGCCTGCTCAGGTCATGCAAACCATCCAGCGATATCAAGCGCTGCTGGAGGGAACATTAAGCGGAACTGCGCTGTGGAAAGATCTCAAGCTACAAAATCAGCTCGGCGTGACGCGGGGAACCCTCAATTCTTAACCTACTTTTCTCTTGACCCACTTTTCTGGAGACATCCTCCCTAGATTCGCAAGATTCGCAGGCTGGTTTGTCAATTTAGTTTGTGAATTTTTGATGAACTTATGCCTTCTTTCCTGAAAGGAAGCATAAACCTCGACTAGGCATTAAAAAATCCCGGATCAACTCC
The Thermoleptolyngbya sichuanensis A183 DNA segment above includes these coding regions:
- a CDS encoding U32 family peptidase codes for the protein MDTLLSSSPVAIAPPRCPDLLAPAGNWDCARAAVENGADAIYFGLDRFNARMRAQNFTEADLPELMAFLHRRGVKGYVTLNTLVFPAELAEAEQYVRTMIAAGVDAAIVQDIGICRLIRHLSPDFPIHASTQMTITSAAGVAFAQALGCNLVVLARECSLKDIRKIRQQLGDSLRDRGANRAMSMPLEVFVHGALCVAYSGQCLTSESLGGRSANRGECAQACRMPYDLIADGQKVDLGDRHYLLSPQDLSGLDVLPDLVATGVACLKIEGRLKSPEYVANVTRVYRNALDRVWQMVSERQSDEFAARPSASSPEDRYNLEMAFSRGLYTGWFRGINNQELVHARFGKKRGVYLGEVTRLRNERAMIRLQAPLKPGDGVVFDSGHPDAPEEGGRVYSVEMQGNEATLTFGRGAIDWRRVRVGDRLWKTSDPELDRQLRQSYAGDTPKVQRPIAIEVHGEAGQPLVAIARDEQGHIAQIESELPLAIAQTQPLTTERLRAQLGRLGNTPFYLDSLQNHLGNATMLPLSELNRLRRELVAQLEAQRAQPKPWHLNPHATLHTLLPAAPAPSCSPASTNLIALTRTLPQLQAALTAGLRTLYCEFEDPRKYREAVGLVRSHPNSDSLEIFVAPPRITKPSETWILRQVKNAQADGYLVRNYDHLQFFADQRRIGDFSLNVANALSADYFQRAGLERLTASYDLNLQQLEGLLTSCPPDWFEVTIHQHMPMFHMEHCVFCACLSLGTDYTNCGRPCEKQVVKLRDRTGTEHILQADAGCRNTVFNGTAQTGAEAVHRLMQLGAQAFRLEFLNETPAQVMQTIQRYQALLEGTLSGTALWKDLKLQNQLGVTRGTLNS